From a single Mycolicibacterium mengxianglii genomic region:
- a CDS encoding ABC transporter permease — protein MSFLTDALSFIFTAANWSGPAGLGIRILEHLQYTVVAVVFSVLVAVPLGMLIGHTGRGTFLVVTGVNALRALPTLGVLLLGVLLWGLGLVPPTVALMLLGIPPLLAGTYSGIANVDRDVVDAARSMGMTESRILLRVETPNAMPLILSGLRTATLQIVATATVAAYASLGGLGRYLIDGIKVREFYLALVGALMVTLLALILDALLALAVWASVPGTGRFRRIPQPFLDDEVALESSPTVTRSGPGYERGGPSHTVEE, from the coding sequence ATGAGCTTCCTGACCGATGCGTTGAGCTTCATCTTCACCGCGGCCAACTGGAGCGGCCCGGCGGGCCTGGGGATCCGCATCCTCGAACACCTCCAGTACACGGTCGTCGCCGTGGTGTTCTCCGTGCTGGTCGCGGTTCCACTGGGGATGCTCATCGGCCACACCGGGCGGGGCACCTTCCTGGTGGTCACCGGGGTCAACGCACTGCGGGCATTGCCGACCCTGGGTGTGCTGCTGCTCGGGGTGCTGCTGTGGGGCCTGGGACTGGTGCCGCCGACGGTGGCGCTGATGCTGCTCGGTATCCCGCCACTGCTGGCAGGCACCTACTCCGGTATCGCCAACGTCGACCGCGATGTCGTCGACGCCGCCAGGTCGATGGGAATGACCGAGTCCCGGATCCTGCTGCGGGTCGAGACACCGAATGCGATGCCGCTGATCCTCAGCGGTCTGCGCACCGCGACCCTGCAGATCGTGGCGACCGCGACTGTCGCCGCTTACGCCAGCCTCGGCGGCCTGGGGCGCTACCTCATCGACGGCATCAAGGTGCGCGAGTTCTATCTCGCCCTTGTCGGCGCGCTGATGGTCACCCTGCTGGCACTGATATTGGACGCACTGCTGGCGCTGGCGGTGTGGGCGTCGGTGCCGGGGACCGGGAGATTCAGGCGGATTCCCCAGCCGTTCCTCGACGACGAGGTGGCCCTCGAGTCGAGCCCAACTGTGACGAGATCAGGTCCGGGCTACGAACGTGGCGGTCCGTCGCATACGGTAGAGGAATGA
- a CDS encoding nucleoside deaminase: MNPDESLIRAALAAASAAGQDDVPIGAVVFDASGTELARAANAREALGDPTAHAEILALRAAAAVHGDGWRLEGATLAVTVEPCTMCAGALVMARVARVVFGAWEPKTGAVGSLWDVVRDRRLTHRPQVRGGVLADECAALLEQFFARQRRQPHD; encoded by the coding sequence GTGAACCCCGACGAATCCCTGATCCGGGCTGCTCTGGCGGCTGCCTCGGCGGCGGGCCAGGACGACGTACCCATCGGTGCGGTGGTGTTCGACGCCTCCGGCACGGAGCTGGCCCGGGCGGCCAATGCGCGCGAAGCCCTCGGTGATCCCACCGCGCACGCCGAGATCCTCGCGTTGCGGGCGGCCGCCGCTGTCCACGGTGACGGCTGGCGCCTGGAAGGTGCAACGCTGGCGGTGACAGTCGAGCCGTGCACCATGTGCGCGGGGGCATTGGTGATGGCGCGCGTGGCCCGGGTGGTGTTCGGGGCATGGGAGCCCAAGACCGGTGCCGTCGGCTCGTTGTGGGATGTGGTTCGCGACCGCAGGCTCACCCACCGGCCGCAGGTGCGCGGCGGGGTGCTGGCCGACGAATGTGCTGCCCTGCTGGAGCAGTTCTTCGCCCGTCAGCGCAGGCAGCCACACGATTAG
- a CDS encoding alpha/beta hydrolase — MAYLECDDHPDLFVDHDFPEHLVDLGEIRMNYAVAGESTNPALLLIPGQSESWWGYQEAMKLLAERYQVYAVDLRGQGRSTWTPGRYSLDLFGNDLVRFIDRVIGRPVVACGLSSGGVIAAWLSAYAAPGQLRAAYYEDPPLFTSETNPAVGQSIRQGIGDIFRIWHKWLGPQWSIGDYAGVQKALGQELSPWLHRMQLAGGVRNDATEPPQHLREYDPEWGDAFVSGRVGVNCDHDAMLRQVKVPVLFTHHFHLEDPETGNLIGAISDLQVAYVRRLIEGTGNPFTLRTFPEMAHSMHGTDPATYAETLDQWVTELPR, encoded by the coding sequence ATGGCTTACCTCGAGTGCGACGACCATCCGGATCTGTTCGTCGACCACGATTTTCCCGAACACCTGGTGGACCTCGGCGAGATCCGGATGAACTACGCCGTCGCCGGTGAGTCGACCAACCCCGCCTTGTTACTCATCCCCGGACAGTCCGAATCCTGGTGGGGCTACCAGGAAGCGATGAAGCTCCTGGCCGAGCGCTATCAGGTGTACGCCGTGGACCTGCGCGGACAGGGCCGGTCCACCTGGACGCCCGGGCGGTACAGCCTCGACCTGTTCGGCAATGATCTGGTGCGTTTCATCGATCGGGTGATCGGCCGGCCGGTAGTGGCCTGTGGGCTGTCATCCGGCGGCGTCATCGCGGCGTGGTTGTCCGCCTACGCCGCGCCCGGGCAACTCCGCGCCGCCTACTACGAGGATCCGCCGTTGTTCACCTCGGAGACCAATCCCGCTGTCGGCCAATCGATTCGACAGGGAATCGGGGACATCTTCCGGATCTGGCACAAGTGGCTCGGACCGCAATGGTCCATCGGCGACTACGCCGGCGTGCAGAAAGCGCTGGGGCAGGAACTGTCGCCGTGGCTGCACCGGATGCAGCTGGCCGGCGGAGTGCGAAACGACGCCACCGAACCCCCACAGCACCTGCGTGAGTACGACCCCGAGTGGGGCGACGCATTCGTCTCGGGCCGGGTCGGGGTGAACTGCGATCACGACGCGATGCTCCGGCAGGTCAAGGTGCCGGTGCTGTTCACTCACCACTTCCATCTCGAGGATCCGGAAACCGGCAACCTGATCGGCGCCATCTCCGACCTGCAGGTGGCCTATGTCCGTCGGCTCATCGAAGGCACCGGCAACCCGTTCACCCTGCGGACCTTCCCGGAGATGGCCCATTCGATGCACGGCACCGACCCGGCCACCTATGCCGAAACCCTGGACCAGTGGGTTACCGAGTTGCCGAGATAA
- a CDS encoding ABC transporter substrate-binding protein, translating into MRTLLVVASVVLVGITATACGSSNPLGGGEISGDLKSLTVGSADFPESKIIAEIYAQALEANGFTIARQFGIGSRETYIPALQDYSINLVPEYTGNLLNYFDPESTASTPESVEVALHRALPGGLSMLTPSPAEDVDTVAVSSETAQRWNLKTIADLAAHSPEVKFGAPSEFLSRPEGLPGLEKNYGLVIAPKNFVAISDGGGPATVRALVDGTVTAADIFSTSPAIPQNNLVVLEDPKNNFPAANVVPVVSSQKMSDELKTILDAVSAKLTTQDLIDLNTAVSGNQGVDADEAARKWVQDKGFDKPFQGK; encoded by the coding sequence ATGCGAACGTTGCTGGTGGTGGCCTCGGTGGTGCTCGTGGGAATCACCGCGACTGCCTGCGGAAGCTCCAACCCCCTCGGTGGCGGTGAGATCTCGGGTGATCTCAAGTCCCTCACCGTCGGCTCGGCGGACTTCCCGGAATCGAAGATCATCGCCGAGATCTACGCTCAGGCGCTGGAGGCCAACGGGTTCACCATCGCCCGCCAATTCGGTATCGGCAGCCGAGAGACCTACATCCCGGCGCTGCAGGACTATTCGATCAACCTGGTCCCGGAGTACACCGGGAACCTGCTGAACTACTTCGACCCCGAGAGCACCGCTTCCACCCCCGAGTCCGTCGAGGTGGCGTTGCACCGGGCATTGCCCGGCGGGCTGTCGATGTTGACGCCCTCACCGGCCGAAGACGTCGACACCGTGGCGGTCTCGAGCGAAACCGCCCAGCGGTGGAACCTCAAGACGATCGCCGACCTGGCGGCGCATTCACCGGAGGTCAAGTTCGGCGCTCCCTCGGAGTTCCTGAGCCGTCCGGAAGGGCTGCCGGGGCTGGAGAAGAACTACGGCCTGGTCATCGCGCCGAAGAACTTCGTGGCCATCAGTGACGGCGGCGGACCGGCCACGGTGCGGGCACTGGTGGATGGCACGGTGACCGCGGCAGATATCTTCAGCACCTCACCGGCCATCCCGCAGAACAATCTTGTGGTGCTGGAAGATCCGAAGAACAATTTCCCCGCCGCCAACGTAGTGCCGGTGGTCAGTTCGCAGAAGATGTCCGACGAACTCAAGACCATCCTGGACGCGGTGTCGGCGAAGCTCACCACCCAGGACCTGATCGACCTGAACACCGCCGTCTCCGGCAACCAGGGGGTCGACGCAGACGAAGCGGCCCGGAAATGGGTGCAGGACAAAGGCTTTGACAAACCTTTCCAAGGGAAGTGA
- a CDS encoding histidine phosphatase family protein — protein MQLLLIRHALPHRSEPGQGSDPDLSAEGIEQARRLPEAVRRYPLARLVSSPQRRAVQTAQPLADTTGLPVEIDERLAEYDREMAAYVPVELLRSERPEDWARMADGHLPGGVDELAFRDRISAALADIVAAADHEDTVAVFSHGGVINVLLHEILGTRRLLSFPIDYVSVTRLLYSRSGRATVVTVNSTEHVWDLLPRNRRQ, from the coding sequence ATGCAACTGCTGCTGATCCGGCACGCGCTGCCCCACCGCAGCGAGCCCGGCCAAGGGTCCGACCCGGACCTGTCCGCCGAGGGGATCGAGCAGGCACGGCGACTGCCGGAGGCTGTGCGTCGCTACCCGCTGGCCCGGCTGGTCAGCAGCCCTCAGCGGCGCGCGGTCCAGACGGCGCAACCGTTGGCCGACACCACCGGCCTGCCGGTGGAGATCGACGAGCGGTTGGCTGAATACGACCGCGAGATGGCCGCCTACGTGCCGGTGGAACTGCTGCGCTCGGAGCGACCCGAGGACTGGGCCCGGATGGCCGACGGACACCTGCCGGGCGGGGTCGACGAGTTGGCATTCCGGGACCGGATCAGCGCGGCGTTGGCCGATATCGTCGCCGCGGCCGACCACGAGGACACCGTGGCGGTGTTCAGCCACGGCGGTGTGATCAACGTGCTGCTGCACGAGATCCTCGGCACCCGGCGGCTGCTGTCCTTCCCGATCGACTACGTGTCGGTGACACGGCTGCTCTACTCTCGCTCCGGTCGGGCCACGGTCGTGACGGTCAACAGCACCGAACACGTCTGGGATTTGTTGCCCCGCAACCGCCGCCAGTAG
- a CDS encoding LapA family protein, with the protein MSTDPTMPPPGPGPMGPGVPAGAQAPPPPDSAVTFTKAAALWGSLIVGFLVLVILLIFIAQNTDSVAFAFLGWHWSLPLGVAILFAAVAGGLLTVTVGAVRIHQLRRAAKKNLKAGL; encoded by the coding sequence ATGAGCACCGATCCGACCATGCCGCCTCCCGGGCCCGGACCCATGGGTCCAGGAGTCCCCGCCGGCGCCCAGGCTCCGCCCCCGCCGGATTCTGCGGTCACCTTCACCAAGGCCGCGGCATTGTGGGGATCGCTCATCGTGGGCTTTCTCGTCCTGGTCATTTTGCTGATCTTCATCGCGCAGAACACCGACTCTGTCGCCTTTGCCTTCCTGGGCTGGCACTGGAGCCTGCCGCTGGGTGTGGCGATCCTCTTCGCTGCGGTCGCCGGCGGATTGCTCACTGTGACCGTCGGCGCGGTTCGCATCCATCAGTTGCGACGGGCGGCGAAGAAGAACTTGAAGGCCGGGCTGTAA
- a CDS encoding ABC transporter ATP-binding protein, which yields MITFDEVTKQYPDGTVAVDSLTLEVPQGTLAVFVGPSGCGKTTSMRMINRMIDPTSGTLTVDGKDVTKVDPVKLRLGMGYVIQSAGLMPHQRVIDNVATVPVLRGESRRAARKAAYGVLERVGLDPKLADRYPAQLSGGQQQRVGVARALAADPPILLMDEPFSAVDPVVREDLQTEILRLQSELKKTIVFVTHDIDEAIKLGDKVAVFGRGGVLQQYDAPARLLSNPANDAVAGFVGADRGYRGLQFFGAAGLPLHELPHVREAQIDALHLRPGDWMLVTRDDGTPYAWINAEGVDLHRGGSSLYDSTIAGGSLFRPDDTLRQALDAALSSPSGLGVAVDADGQVAGGVDADDVLAALQTQRTERA from the coding sequence ATGATCACCTTCGATGAGGTGACCAAGCAGTACCCGGATGGCACCGTCGCCGTCGACTCGTTGACTCTCGAGGTGCCCCAGGGCACCCTCGCCGTGTTCGTCGGACCGTCGGGCTGTGGCAAGACCACCTCGATGCGGATGATCAACCGGATGATCGATCCGACGTCGGGCACGCTGACCGTCGACGGCAAGGACGTCACGAAGGTCGACCCGGTGAAGTTGCGCCTCGGCATGGGGTACGTGATCCAGAGCGCCGGGCTGATGCCGCATCAACGGGTCATCGACAACGTCGCCACCGTGCCGGTGCTACGCGGTGAATCCCGGCGGGCCGCACGCAAAGCCGCTTACGGAGTCCTCGAACGAGTCGGGCTCGATCCCAAGCTGGCCGACCGCTACCCGGCCCAACTCTCGGGCGGGCAGCAACAGCGTGTGGGCGTGGCCAGAGCGCTGGCCGCTGACCCGCCGATCCTGCTGATGGACGAACCGTTCTCGGCTGTGGACCCCGTGGTGCGGGAAGACCTGCAAACTGAAATCCTGCGCCTGCAAAGCGAATTGAAAAAAACAATCGTCTTCGTCACGCACGACATCGATGAGGCGATCAAGCTCGGTGACAAGGTGGCGGTGTTCGGCCGCGGTGGGGTGCTGCAACAGTACGACGCCCCGGCCCGGCTGCTGTCGAACCCGGCCAATGACGCGGTGGCCGGCTTCGTCGGCGCCGACCGCGGTTACCGCGGACTGCAGTTCTTCGGCGCCGCCGGGCTGCCGCTGCACGAGCTGCCCCACGTCCGGGAAGCGCAGATCGACGCGCTACACCTGCGGCCCGGCGACTGGATGCTGGTGACCCGAGATGACGGGACGCCGTACGCCTGGATCAATGCCGAAGGCGTGGACCTGCACCGGGGCGGTAGCTCCCTCTACGACAGCACCATCGCCGGGGGCTCCTTGTTCCGTCCCGACGACACGTTGCGACAGGCGCTCGACGCGGCACTGTCCTCGCCGTCCGGTCTGGGGGTCGCCGTCGACGCCGATGGGCAGGTCGCCGGCGGCGTCGACGCCGACGACGTGCTGGCGGCCCTGCAAACCCAGCGCACCGAACGGGCCTGA
- a CDS encoding transglutaminase-like domain-containing protein, whose translation MKRDVGADLDVYIAAPTTLEFQITVAPQPGLEVTEELSFELNGNKIEPQEIIGEHGSRIHKFDAGVGSLKASYSATVIGEAEPPSVTDIDLSTYLRPSRYAEADKFFGFAATEFGQYADSATLLEKVSSWVGNRLSYVPGSSDPIDGAVDTLLAGAGVCRDYAHLSVALLRAVNVPARLVAVYAPGCQPMDFHAVAEAFIEGQWRVVDATYLAPRQTLVRISTGRDAADTAFLDNHNGSITLNSAIVRAVVDGNLPVDSVQDLVSIR comes from the coding sequence ATGAAGCGTGACGTCGGTGCTGACCTCGATGTGTACATCGCCGCGCCGACAACCCTCGAATTCCAGATCACCGTCGCCCCCCAGCCGGGGCTGGAGGTGACCGAAGAACTGTCATTCGAGTTGAACGGCAACAAGATTGAGCCACAAGAGATCATCGGGGAGCACGGCAGCCGGATCCACAAGTTCGACGCGGGTGTGGGCAGCCTGAAGGCCAGCTACTCGGCGACCGTGATCGGCGAGGCCGAGCCGCCTTCAGTGACCGATATCGACCTGTCGACCTATCTGCGGCCCAGCCGCTACGCCGAGGCGGACAAGTTCTTCGGTTTCGCCGCGACGGAATTCGGCCAGTACGCCGACTCGGCGACGCTGCTGGAGAAGGTGTCGTCGTGGGTCGGCAACCGGCTGTCGTACGTGCCGGGCTCCAGCGATCCCATCGACGGCGCCGTCGACACGCTGCTGGCCGGTGCCGGGGTGTGCCGCGATTACGCCCACCTGTCCGTCGCGCTGCTGCGGGCGGTCAACGTGCCGGCCCGGCTGGTCGCGGTCTACGCGCCGGGCTGCCAGCCGATGGATTTCCACGCCGTGGCCGAGGCGTTCATCGAGGGCCAGTGGCGGGTTGTCGACGCCACCTACCTGGCACCGCGACAAACCCTGGTACGCATCTCGACCGGACGCGACGCCGCCGACACCGCTTTCCTCGACAACCACAATGGCTCGATCACCCTCAACAGCGCGATCGTCCGGGCCGTGGTGGACGGCAACCTGCCGGTGGACTCGGTACAGGATCTGGTCTCGATCCGATAG
- a CDS encoding HNH endonuclease signature motif containing protein codes for MQQRREAVSRAQPVLDHKVYQRLRSETTPKSLGATSFKKVLMARLRISGEDAARRLKDAELLGPRTGLTGEPMAPKLPTVAQGQAQGLIGPDHIAHIRRFFKKLPSCVDYQARDAAEVDLGRHACGLDPDGFKQVADRLRYLLNQDGEFTDVDRAAQRYLHYGRQRADGMVPVKGLLTPEAAAAMEALNAKLAAPGMCNPADEFPQVDGEPDPDRAGTDTRSQGQRHHDALVAAGRALLASGELGQLNGLPATIIVTTTLKELETGAGQGLTAGGTLLPMSEVLRLASHAYHYLVIFDGKGVPLHLGRARRTASAGQRIVLLAKHRGCTAPGCTAPGYRCQVHHANRDWKDGGLTDIEDLTLACGPDNRMVETTGWTTRNRADDGVTEWIPPPELDCGQTRINTYHHPDRILAPDGDGP; via the coding sequence GTGCAGCAGCGCCGCGAAGCGGTGTCGCGGGCGCAGCCGGTGCTCGACCACAAGGTGTATCAACGGTTGCGCAGTGAAACCACCCCGAAGTCGTTGGGTGCCACCAGCTTCAAGAAAGTGCTGATGGCGCGGTTGCGGATCAGCGGTGAGGACGCCGCTCGCCGCCTCAAAGACGCCGAACTGCTGGGTCCGCGGACCGGGCTCACCGGGGAGCCGATGGCGCCGAAGCTGCCGACGGTGGCCCAGGGCCAGGCGCAGGGCCTGATCGGGCCTGACCACATCGCCCACATCCGCCGGTTTTTCAAGAAGCTACCGTCGTGTGTCGATTACCAGGCCCGCGACGCTGCTGAGGTGGATCTGGGCCGTCATGCCTGCGGGCTGGATCCTGACGGGTTCAAGCAGGTCGCTGACCGGTTGCGGTATCTGCTCAACCAGGACGGCGAATTCACCGACGTCGACCGGGCGGCGCAACGGTATCTGCACTATGGCCGGCAACGCGCCGACGGGATGGTTCCGGTCAAGGGTCTGCTCACTCCCGAGGCCGCGGCGGCCATGGAGGCGCTCAACGCGAAGCTGGCCGCGCCGGGGATGTGTAATCCTGCCGATGAGTTCCCCCAGGTCGATGGCGAGCCGGATCCGGACCGGGCCGGTACTGACACTCGCAGTCAGGGGCAACGTCACCATGATGCGCTGGTGGCGGCGGGGCGGGCGCTGCTGGCGTCGGGGGAGCTGGGTCAGTTGAACGGGTTGCCGGCGACCATCATCGTCACCACCACGTTGAAGGAACTCGAGACCGGCGCCGGGCAGGGATTGACCGCCGGGGGCACGCTGCTGCCGATGAGTGAAGTGCTGCGGTTGGCGTCGCACGCCTACCACTATTTGGTGATTTTCGACGGTAAGGGTGTCCCGCTGCATTTGGGCCGGGCGCGGCGGACGGCCTCTGCGGGGCAGCGGATCGTGTTGTTGGCCAAGCATCGTGGTTGTACCGCGCCGGGGTGCACCGCGCCGGGTTATCGGTGCCAGGTGCACCATGCCAACAGAGACTGGAAAGACGGCGGCCTGACCGACATCGAGGATCTGACGTTGGCCTGCGGTCCGGACAACCGGATGGTGGAGACCACGGGGTGGACCACCCGCAACCGGGCCGATGATGGTGTCACCGAGTGGATCCCGCCGCCGGAGCTGGACTGCGGGCAAACCCGCATCAACACCTACCACCACCCGGACCGCATCCTCGCCCCGGACGGGGATGGTCCCTGA
- a CDS encoding putative glycolipid-binding domain-containing protein: MSAATAHSDSAWPAILTWRGDEVARMESVRVQLSGKRIKAYGRIVSAATDATPAFSASYDLVTDEKGATKRLSLTVTMAERERQLSIARDEENMWVIQQHSGKTSRSDFGGALDVDVVLSPFFNALPIRRTGLYQQAESVTLPVVYVRIPDLEVGPATISYSSGGPDAKDGIKLHSPVADTTVTVDSDGFILEYPGLAARI; the protein is encoded by the coding sequence ATGAGTGCAGCCACCGCTCACAGTGACAGTGCCTGGCCGGCAATCCTGACTTGGCGCGGCGATGAGGTCGCGCGAATGGAATCGGTCCGGGTGCAGTTGTCGGGCAAGCGGATCAAGGCTTACGGGCGCATCGTATCCGCCGCGACCGATGCCACCCCGGCGTTCAGCGCGTCCTACGACCTGGTGACCGACGAGAAGGGCGCCACCAAACGGCTGTCGCTCACGGTCACCATGGCTGAGCGGGAACGCCAGCTGTCGATCGCCCGGGACGAAGAGAACATGTGGGTGATCCAGCAGCACTCCGGCAAGACCTCGAGGTCGGACTTCGGCGGCGCCCTGGACGTCGACGTGGTGCTCAGCCCGTTCTTCAACGCGCTGCCGATCCGCCGCACCGGGCTCTATCAGCAGGCCGAGTCGGTGACCCTGCCGGTGGTGTACGTGCGGATTCCGGACCTCGAAGTGGGCCCCGCGACGATCAGTTACAGCAGTGGGGGGCCCGATGCCAAGGACGGCATCAAGCTGCACTCGCCGGTCGCCGACACCACGGTCACCGTCGACAGCGACGGGTTCATCCTCGAGTATCCCGGCTTGGCAGCGCGGATCTGA
- a CDS encoding tRNA adenosine deaminase-associated protein: protein MGPQRTSKPDVSDASELPDGFGVAVVREDGKWRCAPMKSAAVISLSAAETELRELRSSGAVFGLLDIDDEFFVILRPAPAGTRLLLSDATAALDYDLAYEVLENLDIDIDEDELDESDPFEEGDLGLLADLGLTAGVLGVILADTELYADEQLSRIAREMGFADELAAVLDRIDR from the coding sequence ATGGGACCGCAGCGCACCTCGAAGCCGGATGTCTCGGATGCCTCAGAGCTTCCCGACGGATTCGGCGTGGCTGTTGTCCGTGAGGACGGCAAGTGGCGGTGTGCACCGATGAAGAGCGCCGCTGTGATCAGCCTGTCCGCCGCGGAGACAGAATTGCGCGAGTTGCGCAGCAGCGGCGCGGTTTTCGGGCTGCTCGATATCGATGACGAGTTCTTCGTGATCCTGCGACCCGCTCCGGCGGGCACCCGGTTGTTGTTGTCCGACGCCACCGCCGCGTTGGACTACGACCTCGCCTACGAGGTGCTGGAAAACCTCGATATCGATATCGACGAGGACGAGCTCGATGAATCCGACCCGTTCGAGGAGGGTGATCTGGGTCTGCTCGCGGATCTGGGCCTGACTGCGGGGGTGCTCGGGGTCATCCTCGCCGATACCGAACTGTATGCCGACGAGCAGTTGAGCCGGATCGCCCGTGAGATGGGTTTCGCCGACGAGCTGGCCGCCGTGCTCGACCGAATCGATCGGTGA
- a CDS encoding prephenate dehydrogenase, translating into MCVLGLGLIGGSLMRAATAAGRTVYGYNRSVDGTQAATFDGFDASTDLTDTLQRAAADDALIVIAVPMPALPAMLDHIVDTAPDCPLTDVISVKGAVRAQVEASGLLSRYVGGHPMTGTAHSGWSAGNAHLFEGAPWVVSVDDHVDEQVWGAVTQLALQCGAFVVPARADEHDTAAAAISHLPHLTAEALAVTAAHVPLASALAAGSFRDSTRVAATAPDLVRAMCEANADKLVSMLDHAIDLLTKARASLSEGRSVAELVEAGHAARIRFDSFTRPDIVALSIGEEGWRDSLAAAGRAGGVIRSALPSRDTRG; encoded by the coding sequence GTGTGTGTGCTCGGGCTCGGGTTGATCGGCGGCTCCCTGATGCGCGCGGCGACCGCCGCAGGCAGAACGGTCTACGGCTACAACCGCTCGGTTGACGGGACCCAGGCGGCCACCTTCGACGGCTTCGACGCCTCCACGGACCTGACCGACACCCTGCAGCGCGCCGCCGCCGATGACGCGCTGATCGTGATCGCGGTTCCGATGCCGGCGCTGCCGGCGATGCTGGACCACATCGTCGATACCGCCCCGGACTGTCCGCTGACCGACGTGATCAGCGTCAAAGGGGCGGTGCGGGCCCAGGTCGAGGCGTCGGGCCTGCTGTCCCGCTACGTGGGCGGTCACCCGATGACCGGAACCGCGCACTCGGGGTGGTCCGCCGGAAACGCCCACCTGTTCGAGGGGGCACCGTGGGTGGTGTCGGTCGACGACCACGTGGACGAGCAGGTGTGGGGTGCAGTGACGCAGCTGGCATTGCAGTGCGGCGCGTTCGTGGTGCCGGCCCGCGCCGACGAGCACGACACCGCCGCCGCGGCCATCTCGCATCTGCCGCACCTGACCGCCGAGGCGCTGGCCGTCACGGCCGCGCACGTCCCGCTGGCCTCAGCGCTGGCGGCCGGGTCCTTTCGGGACAGCACCCGGGTGGCCGCCACCGCACCGGACTTGGTGCGGGCCATGTGCGAAGCGAACGCCGACAAGCTGGTGAGCATGTTGGACCACGCCATCGACCTGCTGACGAAGGCTCGGGCCTCGTTGAGCGAGGGGCGATCGGTGGCGGAGCTGGTTGAGGCGGGGCACGCCGCACGGATCCGCTTCGACAGTTTCACCCGACCCGACATCGTGGCCCTCTCGATCGGCGAGGAGGGCTGGCGTGACAGCCTGGCGGCCGCCGGGCGAGCCGGCGGCGTGATCAGATCCGCGCTGCCAAGCCGGGATACTCGAGGATGA
- a CDS encoding ABC transporter permease, translating to MRYLFTHLDDLWTLTVIHLRLSLVPIVLGLLIAVPLGALVRRQTVLRRVTTVTASIIFTIPSLALFVVLPLVIPTRILDEANVIVALTLYTVALLVRAVPEALDAVSPTVLDAATAVGYKPLTRLLKIELPLAIPVLVASLRVVAVTNISMVSVGSVIGIGGLGTWFTEGYQSDKSDQIVAGIIAIFVLALVIDTLIMFAGKAATPWTRATSSTRSARHKAGAR from the coding sequence GTGCGTTACCTGTTCACCCACCTCGACGACCTGTGGACGCTGACGGTGATCCACCTGCGGCTGTCGCTGGTCCCGATCGTCCTCGGACTGCTGATCGCGGTGCCGCTGGGGGCCCTGGTGCGACGCCAGACGGTGCTGCGCCGGGTCACCACGGTCACGGCGAGCATCATCTTCACCATTCCCTCGCTGGCCCTGTTCGTGGTGCTGCCCCTGGTGATCCCGACCCGGATCCTCGATGAGGCCAACGTGATCGTGGCGCTGACGCTCTACACGGTGGCGCTGCTGGTGCGCGCCGTCCCCGAGGCGCTGGACGCGGTATCGCCGACGGTGCTCGACGCCGCCACCGCAGTTGGGTACAAACCACTGACGAGGTTGCTCAAAATCGAACTGCCGCTTGCTATTCCAGTGCTGGTCGCCAGCCTTCGGGTGGTCGCGGTGACCAACATCTCGATGGTGTCGGTGGGATCGGTGATCGGTATCGGCGGCCTCGGTACGTGGTTCACCGAGGGCTACCAGTCCGACAAGAGTGACCAGATCGTCGCCGGCATCATCGCGATCTTCGTGCTCGCCCTGGTGATCGACACCCTGATCATGTTCGCCGGCAAGGCAGCCACGCCCTGGACCCGCGCGACGTCGTCCACCCGCTCGGCCCGACACAAGGCGGGTGCCCGATGA